In a genomic window of Lycium ferocissimum isolate CSIRO_LF1 chromosome 9, AGI_CSIRO_Lferr_CH_V1, whole genome shotgun sequence:
- the LOC132030056 gene encoding probable polyamine transporter At1g31830 isoform X1 codes for MKLRVSAHRESAIQMGEYNGAEYIGINEVPSPRPNNNAKKVSLLPLIFLIFYEVSGGPFGVEDTVHAAGPLFALLGFLIFPLIWSVPEALITAEMGTMFPENGGYVVWVSSALGPYWGFQQGWVKWLSGVIDNALYPVMFLDYLKSAIPALGGGLPRILAVLALTIVLTYMNYRGLTIVGWVAVSLGILSILPFVVMGLISIPKIRPGRWLVADVHSIDWNLYLNTLFWNLNYWDSISTLAGEVHNPKKTLPKALFYTVILVVLSYFFPLLIGTGAVPLERDLWTDGYFSDIAKILGGVWLRCWIQGAAAVSNMGMFVAEMSSDSFQLLGMAERGMLPEFFAKRSPHGTPLIGILFSASGVILLSWMSFQEIVAAENFLYCFGMILEFIAFVWLRIKYPNAPRPFKIPGGTIGAVLLCIPPAVLIGVVLAFSTIKILIVSLAAVAVGLVLQPCIKLIEKKRWLKFSTSSDLPDITSHGPLIR; via the exons atG AAATTGAGGGTTTCAGCTCATAGAGAATCTGCAATTCAAATGGGAGAGTACAATGGTGCAGAGTACATAGGGAttaatgaggttccatctcctAGACCAAATAATAATGCTAAGAAAGTTTCACTCTTGCCATTAATTTTCCTCATTTTCTATGAGGTTTCTGGTGGTCCTTTTGGTGTTGAGGATACTGTACATGCAGCTGGTCCTCTTTTTGCTCTTCTTGGATTCTTGATTTTCCCATTAATATGGAGTGTCCCTGAGGCACTAATTACAGCTGAAATGGGCACTATGTTCCCTGAAAATGGTGGTTATGTTGTTTGGGTTTCATCTGCTTTAGGCCCATATTGGGGGTTTCAACAAGGTTGGGTGAAATGGCTTAGTGGAGTTATTGACAATGCACTTTATCCTGTTATGTTTCTGGATTACCTTAAATCAGCTATCCCTGCATTAGGTGGTGGGCTTCCTAGAATTTTAGCTGTTTTAGCACTTACTATAGTTCTCACTTACATGAACTATAGAGGTTTAACGATTGTCGGATGGGTTGCTGTCTCGCTTGGTATATTGTCGATTTTACCCTTTGTAGTTATGGGGCTCATTTCGATTCCTAAAATAAGGCCTGGGAGATGGTTAGTGGCAGATGTACATAGTATTGACTGGAACTTGTATCTGAATACTCTCTTTTGGAATCTGAACTATTGGGATTCGATAAGTACTCTTGCTGGAGAAGTACATAACCCGAAAAAGACTCTCCCTAAGGCACTGTTTTATACTGTGATTTTAGTGGTTTTATCGTACTTTTTCCCTTTGTTGATTGGTACCGGAGCTGTTCCCCTTGAACGTGACTTGTGGACCGATGGCTATTTCTCAGACATTGCAAAGATACTTGGTGGAGTTTGGCTTAGATGTTGGATTCAAGGGGCGGCTGCTGTATCAAATATGGGAATGTTTGTAGCTGAAATGAGCAGCGACTCTTTTCAGTTACTTGGTATGGCAGAAAGGGGAATGCTTCCTGAGTTCTTCGCAAAGAGATCTCCTCATGGAACTCCCTTAATTGGGATTCTCTTCTCGGCTTCTGGTGTGATTTTACTTTCATGGATGAGCTTTCAGGAGATAGTAGCGGCAGAAAATTTCTTGTATTGCTTCGGAATGATCTTGGAATTTATAGCATTTGTATGGTTAAGGATTAAGTATCCGAATGCACCACGCCCGTTCAAGATACCCGGGGGAACAATTGGAGCCGTCCTTTTGTGCATACCACCAGCCGTTCTCATCGGTGTTGTATTGGCCTTCTCTACAATCAAAATTCTGATCGTAAGCCTGGCTGCTGTTGCAGTCGGGTTGGTGTTGCAACCATGCATTAAGCTTATCGAGAAGAAGAGATGGCTGAAATTCTCCACTAGTTCTGATCTTCCTGATATCACATCACACGGTCCATTAATTCGTTGA
- the LOC132030056 gene encoding probable polyamine transporter At1g31830 isoform X2 codes for MGEYNGAEYIGINEVPSPRPNNNAKKVSLLPLIFLIFYEVSGGPFGVEDTVHAAGPLFALLGFLIFPLIWSVPEALITAEMGTMFPENGGYVVWVSSALGPYWGFQQGWVKWLSGVIDNALYPVMFLDYLKSAIPALGGGLPRILAVLALTIVLTYMNYRGLTIVGWVAVSLGILSILPFVVMGLISIPKIRPGRWLVADVHSIDWNLYLNTLFWNLNYWDSISTLAGEVHNPKKTLPKALFYTVILVVLSYFFPLLIGTGAVPLERDLWTDGYFSDIAKILGGVWLRCWIQGAAAVSNMGMFVAEMSSDSFQLLGMAERGMLPEFFAKRSPHGTPLIGILFSASGVILLSWMSFQEIVAAENFLYCFGMILEFIAFVWLRIKYPNAPRPFKIPGGTIGAVLLCIPPAVLIGVVLAFSTIKILIVSLAAVAVGLVLQPCIKLIEKKRWLKFSTSSDLPDITSHGPLIR; via the coding sequence ATGGGAGAGTACAATGGTGCAGAGTACATAGGGAttaatgaggttccatctcctAGACCAAATAATAATGCTAAGAAAGTTTCACTCTTGCCATTAATTTTCCTCATTTTCTATGAGGTTTCTGGTGGTCCTTTTGGTGTTGAGGATACTGTACATGCAGCTGGTCCTCTTTTTGCTCTTCTTGGATTCTTGATTTTCCCATTAATATGGAGTGTCCCTGAGGCACTAATTACAGCTGAAATGGGCACTATGTTCCCTGAAAATGGTGGTTATGTTGTTTGGGTTTCATCTGCTTTAGGCCCATATTGGGGGTTTCAACAAGGTTGGGTGAAATGGCTTAGTGGAGTTATTGACAATGCACTTTATCCTGTTATGTTTCTGGATTACCTTAAATCAGCTATCCCTGCATTAGGTGGTGGGCTTCCTAGAATTTTAGCTGTTTTAGCACTTACTATAGTTCTCACTTACATGAACTATAGAGGTTTAACGATTGTCGGATGGGTTGCTGTCTCGCTTGGTATATTGTCGATTTTACCCTTTGTAGTTATGGGGCTCATTTCGATTCCTAAAATAAGGCCTGGGAGATGGTTAGTGGCAGATGTACATAGTATTGACTGGAACTTGTATCTGAATACTCTCTTTTGGAATCTGAACTATTGGGATTCGATAAGTACTCTTGCTGGAGAAGTACATAACCCGAAAAAGACTCTCCCTAAGGCACTGTTTTATACTGTGATTTTAGTGGTTTTATCGTACTTTTTCCCTTTGTTGATTGGTACCGGAGCTGTTCCCCTTGAACGTGACTTGTGGACCGATGGCTATTTCTCAGACATTGCAAAGATACTTGGTGGAGTTTGGCTTAGATGTTGGATTCAAGGGGCGGCTGCTGTATCAAATATGGGAATGTTTGTAGCTGAAATGAGCAGCGACTCTTTTCAGTTACTTGGTATGGCAGAAAGGGGAATGCTTCCTGAGTTCTTCGCAAAGAGATCTCCTCATGGAACTCCCTTAATTGGGATTCTCTTCTCGGCTTCTGGTGTGATTTTACTTTCATGGATGAGCTTTCAGGAGATAGTAGCGGCAGAAAATTTCTTGTATTGCTTCGGAATGATCTTGGAATTTATAGCATTTGTATGGTTAAGGATTAAGTATCCGAATGCACCACGCCCGTTCAAGATACCCGGGGGAACAATTGGAGCCGTCCTTTTGTGCATACCACCAGCCGTTCTCATCGGTGTTGTATTGGCCTTCTCTACAATCAAAATTCTGATCGTAAGCCTGGCTGCTGTTGCAGTCGGGTTGGTGTTGCAACCATGCATTAAGCTTATCGAGAAGAAGAGATGGCTGAAATTCTCCACTAGTTCTGATCTTCCTGATATCACATCACACGGTCCATTAATTCGTTGA
- the LOC132031736 gene encoding MATH domain and coiled-coil domain-containing protein At3g58260-like, protein MEEVKFELNRGQDKCYHPNPEDSGLLDIARTLRDIPPAHYILKVDSFSFLVQLLEKAGRKRYESDVFEASGHKWKLCLYPNGDQERGGKGHISLYLTITNTEALPLGWEVNVSFKFLVFDQTRDKYLTIRDINEKPRRYHAMKTEWGFSKLLPLPGFNDPTNGYLVGDKCVFGAEVFVIKYSGAGELLPQPKYLAGQVHTWNISNFSRLTSSVPASSFTLGDCKWRLELYPKGYPVDEHNDLAIGIRLADTTSTVRATYKLTIKNQAHGEDATVTALVSCFSGTSSFWWLWRNPQNLGPATDLSKGFLVRDTLVVKFEITHIFAVKRFA, encoded by the exons ATGGAAGAAGTGaaatttgaattgaatagaGGACAAGACAAGTGCTACCATCCCAACCCCGAAGACAGTGGCTTACTTG ATATAGCGAGAACACTGAGAGATATCCCACCAGCTCACTATATATTAAAAGTAGATTCATTCTCATTCCTTGTTCAACTACTTGAGAAAGCTGGAAGAAAGAGATACGAGTCTGATGTTTTCGAAGCCAGTGGTCACAAATG GAAACTGTGTCTCTATCCAAATGGCGATCAAGAAAGAGGTGGAAAGGGACACATCTCTCTCTACTTGACCATCACAAACACGGAGGCTTTACCTCTGGGTTGGGAGGTTAATGTGAGTTTCAAGTTCCTCGTGTTTGACCAGACTCGTGACAAATACTTGACAATTCGAG atATTAACGAGAAGCCAAGACGCTATCATGCAATGAAAACTGAGTGGGGGTTTTCCAAACTACTCCCACTCCCTGGGTTCAATGACCCTACAAACGGATACCTTGTTGGTGACAAATGTGTATTTGGCGCGGAGGTGTTTGTTATTAAATATAGTGGTGCAGGAGAGCTTCTACCGCAGCCCAAATATCTTGCTGGTCAGGTTCACACTTGGAATATCTCTAACTTTTCCCGTTTAACCAGCTCAGTTCCTGCATCAAGTTTCACGCTTGGAGATTGCAAGTG GCGGTTAGAGCTCTATCCCAAAGGATACCCCGTAGACGAACACAATGACCTTGCAATCGGAATCCGCTTAGCTGACACTACATCGACAGTGCGTGCAACTTATAAGCTGACGATAAAGAATCAAGCGCATGGAGAGGATGCCACGGTTACAG CACTTGTTTCATGTTTCTCTGGTACAAGTAGTTTCTGGTGGCTTTGGAGGAATCCCCAAAATTTAGGTCCAGCGACTGATTTATCTAAGGGATTTCTTGTGCGTGATACATTGGTCGTTAAATTCGAGATTACGCATATTTTTGCAGTGAAAAGATTTGCCTAG